DNA from Frateuria edaphi:
TTCGCCATGCCCGGACTCCCTGTTATCAATGTGGGTGGGTCGACCCGATGGCCGGGAGCCGCTGCGTCCGCGCCAGCGTAGCCAGCAGGGTGAACAGCAGCAACGCAGCGACACCGTTGTGGAGGGTCGCCACCGGCAAGGGTAGCCCGAAATGTACGTTGCTGATGCCCAGCAGCACCTGTGCCACAAGCACCACGCCGATCGCCGCGCCGGCCAGGCGCAGGCCGCGTTTGGCAGCGCGATGGCCCAGCCACATCAGGTAGACGAACACCACCAGCGCACCGAAGCGGTGCGCGACCTGGATCGCACTGCGCGCGGCCATGTCCAGGATGCCGCCCTCGTAGTTCACGCCAATGCCGCGCCACAGCACGAAGCCTTCCTTGAAATCGGTCGGCGGCATCCATTGGCCCAGGCACTTGGGGAAGGCGTCCGCGCCCGTGCCGCACGCGAGCGCAGCGTAGTTGGACGAGGTCCAGCCACCCAGCGCGATCTGGCAGGCCAGCAGCACGATGCCGAGCACGACCCAGCGGCGCAGCGCCGCGTGGCGCTCATCGGGCGCGCCGACGCCTGCGAAGCGCAGCGCCGCGTAGGCCAGCAACGCGAAAGTGGTGATGCCGCCGAGCAGGTGGCCCATCACTACGATCGGCTTGAGCAACAGGGTGACCGTCCACATGCCCAGCATGGCCTGGAAGATGATCACTGCCAGCGCCAGCACCGCGATCCGCCACGCGCCGGGGCTGCGCAGCCGGGTCGCGGCGGCCAGCGGCAGGGCGATCGCCACCACCGCCAGCAGCGAGGACCAGGCATGCTCGCCGCGCATGTACAGGGTGACGCCGCCGGCGGCGAAGACCGCGCCCAGGATCACTGCAGCACGCGCCCAGCGCGGACGCCAGGCGGCCATCAGCGCCAGCACGAGCACCAGCACGCCCAGCGTGCCGGCAAGGAAGCGGTGGACCTGTTCGCGCCAGGCCTTGTTCGCCTCGTAGGGGCGGTCCGGGAACGCCGCGTCGGCCCGCGCCACCGCCTGTTCGTGGTGCGGCCAGGTCACCTGGCCGTAGCAGGTCGGCCAGTCCGGGCAGGACAGGCCTGCGTTCGACAGGCGTACGAAGGCGCCGAACATCACCACGCCGAAGGCGAATACCGCCGCGCACAGCGCGAGCCAGCGCATGATGCGCCGCGCCCTGGACGACGCCAACGGCGTTTCGCTCGCGGTCCGCATGCGGCCGCCATCCTCACCGTTCATTTGATCACCTTGTGCATGTCGCGAAGCAGGCCGGTGCCGTCGAAGCCCGCGGGGTAGTAAGCCAGTGCCGTGCCGTTGGATTCGACGAGCAGCGCGCTCACGCTGTCGGGCGCCTGCGGGCGAAAGGCGCCGAGCTTGCCTTCTGCATCGCGCCCCAGCGTCCAATAGGCCTTCATGGCCGCAAGCTGGCCCGCGTCGGCCGGTGGCTCACCGACATACAGGAGGCGCAGGCGCTTCTGGTTGCGATTGAGCGTGACCCATGCCTTGGCCATGCCTGTCAGCGTCTCGAAGCAGCGCGCAGCGCAGCCGGGGCCGGCCAGCGCGACCAGGGTCATGCGCGGCTCGGCGGGGTCGCGCCAGGCGTAGTCGCTGGCGTCGGCAAGCGTCACGCGCAGGTGTTCGTCGACGAAGTTGCGCTGCGGTTCGATCGGCTGGCCATAGCCCTTGCCGCTGGGCTGCCAGCCGGTGAAGGTCAGCACGCCGGCGGCAATGATCGGCAGCGCGAAGACCGCCATGATCGCCAGCAGCTTCAGGCGGCTGGCCTTGAGGGTCGGAGGCGCGGGTGTGTTCATGGGTTGTCCGTGCGTCGGGGGCGGCGCTTGCGGTGCAGGACCAGGAAGATCACCACCACCGCGACCGCAAAGCTGAACCACTGGAAGGCGTAGGCCCGATGCCGCTCCGGCGGCATCGAGGAAAAGTCGAAGGCATGCTCGCGCCGGTAAGCCACCGTCGGGTCCGCGTCGAGCGCGAGCACCCGCGGGTACAGCGGCCGACCCAGGTCCTTGGCCACCTGGCCGAGTTCCAGATAGATGGTCGTCTTGGGCCAATGCGCCTGGCCCGCCAGCGCATCCCCGCCCAGTTCCAGGCCCACGCCCGGCGGCGGCAGGTAAAGCCCGTGCAAGGCGACCTCGCCGGCCGGCAACGGCGGCAGCGCCGACACCTGCTCAGGGGTGCCAGGCAGGAAGCCCAGATCCACCAGCAGCAGGCGCGACTGGCCGGGCAGCGCCAGTGGCACGTAGACCTCCGCTCCGCCGCGCGCATCGTGGTGGGGGTTGTCCAACAGATACGCGCGGTCAGCCAGCCAGGTGCCATGTACCGCCACCCGCGGGAACGCGTCAGCCGGCGGCGTGGCCGCGACCTGCCCGAAGGGTACCGGCGGGGCAGTGGCCGCGGCGGCATAACGCCGCACCAGGCTGTCCTTGTAGGCCGCGCGATCCAGTTGCCACACGCCCAGGCGCACGAACAGCGCCGCGGCGGCCACGGTCAGCAGCACGCTCCACCAGGCCGGCCTGCGCCAACGTGTCACGCGGAGGCCTCGTCGGCGGTGGCTATACTGCCGGCTGGGAAGTCGTTCGGACCGCTCACGTGGAAACCATCTACAAAGTCGCGCTGGTGATCATGTTCCTGATCGTGGTGTTCAACCTCGGCCAGGCGCTGTATTACATGATGACCGACAAGGACGGCAGCAAACGCACCGCCTGGGCGC
Protein-coding regions in this window:
- a CDS encoding twin transmembrane helix small protein is translated as METIYKVALVIMFLIVVFNLGQALYYMMTDKDGSKRTAWALTRRIGLSIVLIAMIMLGIWMGWLQPHGVGR
- a CDS encoding COX15/CtaA family protein, with translation MRTASETPLASSRARRIMRWLALCAAVFAFGVVMFGAFVRLSNAGLSCPDWPTCYGQVTWPHHEQAVARADAAFPDRPYEANKAWREQVHRFLAGTLGVLVLVLALMAAWRPRWARAAVILGAVFAAGGVTLYMRGEHAWSSLLAVVAIALPLAAATRLRSPGAWRIAVLALAVIIFQAMLGMWTVTLLLKPIVVMGHLLGGITTFALLAYAALRFAGVGAPDERHAALRRWVVLGIVLLACQIALGGWTSSNYAALACGTGADAFPKCLGQWMPPTDFKEGFVLWRGIGVNYEGGILDMAARSAIQVAHRFGALVVFVYLMWLGHRAAKRGLRLAGAAIGVVLVAQVLLGISNVHFGLPLPVATLHNGVAALLLFTLLATLARTQRLPAIGSTHPH
- a CDS encoding SURF1 family protein, producing MTRWRRPAWWSVLLTVAAAALFVRLGVWQLDRAAYKDSLVRRYAAAATAPPVPFGQVAATPPADAFPRVAVHGTWLADRAYLLDNPHHDARGGAEVYVPLALPGQSRLLLVDLGFLPGTPEQVSALPPLPAGEVALHGLYLPPPGVGLELGGDALAGQAHWPKTTIYLELGQVAKDLGRPLYPRVLALDADPTVAYRREHAFDFSSMPPERHRAYAFQWFSFAVAVVVIFLVLHRKRRPRRTDNP